Proteins encoded together in one Chitinophaga varians window:
- a CDS encoding c-type cytochrome, which produces MKKRYLAPFVFSALFFAACGGGDKKAEQETTKTTQENNAVDNSMVSPGADKPASKGEQLMAQSDCKTCHKEEIKVIGPALKDIAGKYPNTPENVDKLADKIIKGGSGNWGEVAMLPHPNVSKEDAKEMVQYILSIGK; this is translated from the coding sequence ATGAAAAAGAGGTATCTGGCACCGTTTGTATTCAGCGCGCTGTTTTTTGCAGCTTGCGGCGGAGGTGATAAAAAAGCGGAACAAGAAACTACTAAAACCACCCAGGAAAACAATGCCGTGGACAACTCCATGGTGTCTCCGGGCGCAGACAAACCAGCCAGCAAAGGAGAGCAACTGATGGCACAAAGCGATTGCAAAACCTGCCACAAAGAAGAAATCAAAGTGATCGGGCCCGCATTGAAAGACATCGCCGGCAAATATCCCAACACTCCTGAAAATGTGGATAAACTGGCAGACAAAATCATCAAAGGCGGTTCCGGCAACTGGGGTGAAGTGGCCATGCTCCCACATCCTAACGTTTCAAAAGAAGATGCGAAAGAAATGGTACAGTACATCCTGTCCATCGGAAAATAA
- a CDS encoding ThuA domain-containing protein: MKQTIKLLLLLALVATAGCNKSRPGQPRVLVFTKTTAFRHASIPAGIAALQKLGKENGFEVDTTENANRFNEDSLQQYAAVIFLNTTGDVLNTAQEADFERYIQAGGGYVGIHAATDTEYEWGWYNHLAGAYFLSHPPGTHKATVEVVNKSFPATAGLPDKFQHTDEWYNFKKRDTTTTVLLKVDEKTYEGGTMNNDHPVSWYHEYDGGRAFYTALGHTDECYTDSLFLKHVLGGIQYAVGKNLVLDYSKATTLRTPDENRFTKNVLTSGQFFEPTEMTILPNLDILVAQRRGELMLYKQADKTLTQAGFLKVYYKTEVPHVNAEEGFLGLAADPDFKDNHFIYVMYSPVDTSVNRLSRFKFENNQLDMASEKVVLQFYSQRDICCHTGGSIAFGPDKLLYLSTGDNTTPFDEPGQKYASNGYGPTDDRPGHLQYDGRRSSANTNDLRGKILRIKVAADGSYSIPEGNLFPKGTPNTRPEIYAMGTRNPYRISVDRKTSYVYWGEVGPDANNDDPNRGPRGYDEVNQAKKPGNYGYPMFIADNKPYHAYNYETGEAGPAFDPKKPINNSRNNTGLKELPPAVPAFIWYPYGKSDEFPIVGSGGRNAEAGPVYYSEFYPKETRFPDYYNGKLFIYDWIRGWIMAVTMDKNGDFSKMEKFMPGTKLNAPIDMEMGPDGRLYVLEYGNGWFSKNPDAALSRIDYNGGNRAPQAEIHTTQLTGALPFKVKLSAEGSVDPDGDKLTYLWYFGNGSKKETTEPSVEMTYTTAGEYNVYVEVQDGKGGKTKSKEIALYAGNETPQVSIALQGNQMFYFPGKQVHYTVSVSDKEDGTSASGKLDAGNIFVKADYVQGSDKAAMPQGHQIITGAIAGKNIMEVSDCKTCHKPDEKSIGPSFKQITEKYKNDPAAPDALAKKIINGGGGVWGETAMSAHPGLSNGEAHQLVEYIFSLGGNAPKVASLPTTGSLDPTLGNELKDNGALLILASYTDKGAPGIKPITGTAAAQLLNPKLPAAGFSKADGVSTFEVNGMKLLIPATANGWVVYNDLDLTGVNGIDVTYMVQDQQQQGFVVEAFLDNANGTRLGETTIGPGAQPKVPNKASISFAPVTDGKKHHLYLKIRPTDPGKQVPLGIASFTLRG, translated from the coding sequence ATGAAGCAAACCATTAAGCTCTTGCTGCTGCTGGCGTTGGTGGCCACAGCAGGCTGTAACAAATCGCGCCCCGGACAACCGCGGGTGCTGGTATTCACCAAAACCACCGCTTTCCGCCACGCTTCCATACCAGCGGGCATAGCAGCCCTTCAAAAGCTCGGCAAGGAAAACGGTTTCGAGGTAGACACTACCGAAAATGCCAACCGCTTCAATGAAGACTCCCTGCAACAATATGCGGCGGTGATCTTCCTTAACACCACCGGCGATGTGCTCAATACCGCACAGGAAGCGGACTTCGAAAGATACATACAGGCCGGCGGCGGATATGTAGGCATTCACGCCGCCACCGACACCGAATATGAATGGGGCTGGTACAACCACCTGGCCGGCGCCTATTTTCTCAGCCATCCTCCCGGCACCCACAAGGCGACCGTGGAAGTGGTCAACAAATCATTTCCCGCTACGGCCGGGCTGCCCGATAAATTCCAACATACAGACGAATGGTACAACTTTAAAAAGAGGGACACCACCACCACTGTACTGTTGAAAGTAGATGAAAAAACCTACGAAGGCGGCACCATGAACAACGACCATCCCGTGAGCTGGTACCATGAATACGACGGCGGCCGCGCTTTCTATACCGCCCTTGGTCATACCGATGAGTGCTATACCGACAGCCTGTTCCTGAAACATGTGCTCGGCGGCATCCAGTACGCCGTTGGCAAAAACCTAGTGCTCGACTACAGCAAAGCCACCACCCTGCGCACACCGGATGAAAACCGCTTCACCAAAAACGTGCTCACCTCCGGCCAGTTCTTTGAACCTACGGAGATGACCATCCTGCCTAACCTCGACATCCTCGTGGCACAACGCCGCGGTGAACTGATGCTGTACAAACAGGCAGATAAAACACTCACCCAGGCAGGCTTCCTGAAAGTGTACTACAAAACGGAAGTGCCCCACGTCAATGCAGAAGAAGGCTTCCTTGGCCTCGCCGCTGACCCGGACTTCAAAGACAACCACTTTATCTATGTGATGTATTCTCCCGTAGATACTTCCGTCAACCGCCTTTCCCGCTTTAAGTTTGAAAACAACCAGCTGGACATGGCTTCCGAAAAAGTGGTCCTGCAGTTCTATTCCCAGCGCGACATCTGCTGCCATACCGGTGGCTCCATCGCCTTCGGACCGGATAAACTGCTGTACCTGTCTACCGGCGATAATACCACGCCATTCGATGAACCAGGCCAGAAATACGCCAGTAACGGTTACGGCCCTACGGACGATCGTCCCGGGCACCTGCAATACGATGGCCGGCGCTCTTCCGCCAACACCAATGATCTGCGGGGTAAAATCCTGCGCATCAAAGTGGCAGCTGACGGCTCCTACAGCATACCGGAAGGGAACCTCTTCCCTAAAGGCACGCCTAACACCCGTCCGGAAATATATGCCATGGGCACACGCAACCCTTACCGCATCTCCGTAGACAGAAAAACCAGTTACGTCTATTGGGGCGAAGTAGGGCCCGACGCCAACAACGACGATCCTAACCGCGGCCCCCGCGGATACGATGAAGTGAACCAGGCCAAAAAGCCCGGCAACTATGGCTATCCCATGTTCATCGCCGACAACAAACCGTACCACGCCTATAATTACGAAACAGGCGAAGCCGGTCCGGCGTTTGATCCTAAAAAACCGATCAACAACTCCCGTAACAACACCGGTCTGAAAGAGCTGCCACCGGCAGTTCCCGCCTTTATCTGGTACCCTTACGGCAAGTCAGATGAATTCCCCATCGTGGGCAGCGGCGGCCGCAATGCCGAAGCAGGCCCCGTATACTACAGCGAATTCTATCCGAAAGAAACCCGTTTCCCGGATTACTACAATGGTAAACTGTTTATCTACGACTGGATCCGTGGCTGGATCATGGCCGTTACCATGGATAAAAACGGTGATTTCTCCAAAATGGAGAAATTTATGCCCGGTACCAAACTGAATGCTCCCATCGATATGGAAATGGGCCCTGACGGCCGTTTGTACGTACTGGAATATGGCAATGGCTGGTTCAGCAAAAACCCGGACGCAGCGCTCTCCCGTATTGATTATAACGGCGGCAACCGCGCACCGCAGGCTGAAATTCATACCACACAACTCACCGGCGCCCTGCCGTTTAAAGTGAAACTGTCTGCCGAAGGCTCTGTAGATCCTGACGGCGACAAGCTCACCTACCTCTGGTATTTCGGTAACGGCAGCAAAAAGGAAACCACCGAACCGTCTGTGGAAATGACCTACACCACCGCCGGCGAATACAATGTGTACGTAGAAGTACAGGACGGTAAAGGCGGTAAGACAAAAAGTAAGGAGATCGCGCTGTATGCCGGCAATGAAACACCACAGGTCTCTATTGCGCTGCAAGGCAACCAGATGTTCTATTTCCCCGGCAAACAGGTACATTATACCGTTAGTGTTAGTGATAAGGAAGACGGCACCAGCGCCAGCGGAAAACTCGACGCCGGCAATATCTTCGTGAAAGCAGATTATGTGCAGGGCAGCGATAAAGCCGCTATGCCACAGGGCCACCAAATCATTACCGGCGCCATCGCAGGTAAAAACATCATGGAGGTATCTGACTGTAAAACCTGTCACAAGCCGGATGAAAAATCTATCGGGCCATCTTTCAAACAGATCACCGAGAAATACAAAAACGATCCTGCCGCACCGGACGCGCTTGCGAAAAAGATCATCAACGGCGGCGGCGGCGTATGGGGCGAAACGGCCATGTCTGCCCACCCGGGCCTTTCCAACGGAGAAGCACACCAGCTGGTGGAATACATCTTCTCCCTGGGCGGCAACGCGCCCAAAGTGGCGTCACTGCCTACCACCGGCAGCCTGGACCCCACACTGGGCAACGAGCTGAAAGACAACGGCGCACTGTTGATCCTGGCCAGCTACACCGATAAGGGAGCACCGGGCATTAAGCCAATTACCGGCACTGCCGCTGCACAGCTGCTGAACCCCAAACTGCCTGCTGCAGGCTTCAGCAAAGCAGACGGCGTTTCTACTTTTGAAGTCAATGGTATGAAACTGTTGATCCCTGCCACGGCCAACGGCTGGGTGGTGTACAACGATCTCGACCTGACAGGCGTCAACGGTATCGATGTTACCTATATGGTACAGGACCAGCAACAACAGGGCTTTGTAGTGGAAGCATTCCTCGATAACGCCAATGGTACCCGTTTGGGTGAAACCACGATAGGACCGGGCGCTCAACCGAAAGTGCCAAATAAGGCCAGCATCAGTTTTGCACCGGTTACCGATGGCAAAAAACATCATCTCTATCTCAAAATCAGACCTACCGATCCGGGTAAACAGGTGCCCCTGGGCATCGCTTCGTTTACACTTCGGGGTTAG
- a CDS encoding GH92 family glycosyl hydrolase, which produces MTNRFVFLSILCCICTSLRAQENVLSYVKPITGTQRMGHTYPGATVPFGAVQLSPETDTLSYEMNGKYNKDVYKYCAGYQYEDKTIVGFSHTHFSGTGHSDLGDFLIMPTTGTLQLNPGTADHPESGYRSRFSHSTEVAEPAYYKVKLDDDNILAELTASNRVGFHQYTFPASNQSHIILDLMSGIYNYPNKNVWTFVRVENDTLITGYRQTSGWARTRTVYFAMTFSKPFKEYGHRNYANDVYKGFYRKFDQAKNFPEMAGRQIRAYFDFNTTEGEKIKIKFAISPVSTAGALKNLQTEIPGWDFEQVKREGQALWTKELNKIQIASGSREEKENFYTAMYHAFINPTTYMDVDGQYRGLDQNNYTANGYTNYTTFSLWDTYRALHPLFNVVQPKRNADMVQSMLHHYEQSVQKMLPVWSHYANENWCMIGYHSVSVIADAIMKGNAPFDVNKALEACVTTARHRTYDGLGYYMDMGYVPEDKNGSSVSKTLEYAYDDWCIAQIAQKLGKTDIYNEFIKRAANYKNVYDKASGFMRPRLNDGTFKAAFDPLQTHDQGFIEGNAWNYSLYVPHNPDDMIAMMGGKKQFTQHLDSLFTMELPDKYFAETEDITRDGIIGNYVHGNEPSHHVAYLYNWTGYPWKTQERIRMILKKMYHPGPDGLGGNDDCGQMSAWYIFSSLGFYPVCPGSDQYALGSPAVDKATLQLENGKTFVIDVKNQGDKNVYVQKVLLNGKPLDRLYITHREIMDGGNITFFMSNKPKK; this is translated from the coding sequence ATGACCAACAGGTTTGTTTTCTTATCGATACTCTGCTGTATCTGTACATCGCTCCGGGCGCAGGAGAATGTGTTGTCCTACGTAAAACCGATCACGGGCACCCAACGTATGGGACACACCTATCCCGGCGCCACTGTACCTTTTGGCGCGGTGCAGCTCAGTCCCGAAACGGACACGCTCTCCTATGAGATGAACGGCAAATACAACAAGGACGTATACAAATACTGCGCAGGCTATCAATATGAGGATAAAACCATCGTGGGTTTTAGTCACACGCATTTTAGCGGCACAGGGCATTCCGACCTTGGCGATTTCCTGATCATGCCCACTACCGGTACGCTGCAGCTGAACCCCGGAACGGCAGACCATCCGGAAAGCGGCTACCGCAGCAGGTTTTCGCACAGCACTGAAGTGGCGGAACCGGCTTATTATAAAGTAAAACTGGACGATGACAATATCCTCGCCGAGCTCACTGCCAGCAACCGTGTGGGCTTTCATCAGTATACTTTTCCTGCTTCAAATCAGTCGCACATCATCCTCGACCTGATGTCCGGCATCTACAACTATCCCAACAAAAACGTGTGGACTTTTGTACGTGTGGAAAACGATACGCTGATTACAGGCTACCGGCAAACCAGCGGGTGGGCGCGTACCCGGACCGTCTATTTCGCCATGACGTTTTCAAAGCCTTTTAAAGAATACGGTCATCGTAACTACGCCAACGACGTATATAAAGGCTTTTACCGCAAGTTTGACCAGGCAAAAAATTTCCCTGAAATGGCCGGCCGCCAGATAAGGGCTTACTTCGATTTCAATACCACTGAAGGCGAAAAAATAAAAATCAAATTTGCCATCTCCCCGGTAAGCACCGCAGGTGCGCTCAAAAACCTGCAAACAGAAATACCCGGCTGGGATTTTGAACAGGTAAAAAGAGAAGGACAGGCGCTGTGGACAAAAGAACTGAACAAAATACAAATCGCTTCCGGTAGCCGCGAAGAGAAAGAAAATTTCTACACCGCCATGTACCACGCGTTTATTAATCCAACTACCTATATGGACGTAGACGGACAATACCGCGGACTGGACCAGAACAATTATACCGCTAACGGATATACGAATTATACCACTTTCTCGCTGTGGGACACCTACCGCGCGCTACACCCGCTTTTTAACGTGGTACAGCCTAAACGCAACGCCGACATGGTACAGTCTATGTTGCACCATTACGAGCAGAGCGTGCAGAAAATGCTGCCGGTATGGTCGCACTATGCCAATGAAAACTGGTGTATGATCGGCTACCACAGCGTGTCCGTGATTGCAGACGCCATCATGAAAGGCAACGCCCCTTTCGACGTGAACAAAGCGCTGGAAGCCTGTGTGACCACTGCCCGCCACCGCACTTACGACGGGCTGGGATACTATATGGACATGGGGTATGTGCCGGAAGACAAAAACGGCTCATCTGTTTCCAAAACACTGGAATATGCCTATGATGACTGGTGTATTGCGCAGATCGCTCAGAAACTGGGTAAAACAGACATCTACAATGAATTTATCAAACGGGCGGCCAACTATAAAAATGTTTACGATAAAGCCTCCGGCTTTATGCGTCCCCGCCTGAACGACGGCACTTTCAAAGCCGCCTTTGACCCGCTGCAAACCCATGACCAGGGCTTCATTGAAGGCAATGCCTGGAATTACAGCCTCTATGTGCCGCACAACCCGGACGATATGATTGCCATGATGGGTGGTAAAAAACAATTCACACAACACCTCGATTCGTTGTTCACGATGGAGCTGCCGGATAAATATTTTGCCGAAACAGAAGACATCACCCGCGATGGCATCATCGGCAACTATGTACACGGCAACGAACCTTCTCACCACGTGGCATACCTCTATAACTGGACCGGCTATCCGTGGAAGACACAGGAGCGCATACGCATGATCCTGAAGAAAATGTACCATCCCGGCCCTGATGGCCTCGGCGGCAACGACGACTGCGGACAAATGAGCGCCTGGTATATTTTCAGCTCCCTTGGATTTTACCCCGTGTGCCCCGGCTCCGACCAGTACGCGTTAGGCAGTCCTGCGGTAGACAAGGCCACCCTGCAACTGGAAAACGGTAAAACGTTTGTGATCGATGTAAAAAATCAGGGTGATAAGAATGTATATGTGCAGAAAGTTTTACTGAATGGAAAACCTTTAGACCGCCTTTATATTACGCACCGTGAGATCATGGACGGCGGAAATATCACGTTCTTTATGAGCAACAAACCGAAAAAGTGA
- a CDS encoding sugar phosphate isomerase/epimerase family protein — protein sequence MKTIKGPGIFLAQFMGDAAPFNSLKSICEWAASIGFKGVQIPSWDPRLIDLQKAAESKTYADEIKGIVNAAGLEITELSTHLQGQLVAVNPAFTEMFDGFAPAQYHNNIQARTEWAVNQLKYAAKASRNLGLNAHATFSGALLWAPAMYPWPQRPAGLVEAGFAELAKRWLPILNEFDANGVDVCYEIHPGEDLHDGASYERFLEATGNHARACLLYDPSHFVLQCLNYLEYIDIYHERIKAFHVKDAEFNPTGRSGVYGGYQAWIDRPGRFRSLGDGQVDFKSVFSKLTQYDFAGWAVMEWECCMKHPEDGAREGAPFIKDHIIRVTEKAFDDFAGAATDDAFNKRVLGI from the coding sequence AACAGTCTGAAATCCATCTGCGAATGGGCTGCGTCCATCGGCTTCAAAGGCGTACAGATCCCCAGCTGGGACCCACGCCTGATAGACCTGCAAAAGGCCGCCGAAAGCAAAACCTACGCAGACGAAATAAAAGGTATTGTCAACGCCGCAGGCCTGGAAATCACAGAGCTGAGCACCCACCTGCAGGGCCAGCTGGTAGCCGTTAACCCCGCTTTCACGGAGATGTTCGACGGTTTCGCGCCGGCACAGTACCACAACAATATACAGGCCCGCACCGAGTGGGCCGTAAACCAGCTGAAATACGCTGCCAAAGCCAGCCGCAACCTCGGCCTCAATGCGCACGCCACTTTCAGCGGCGCACTGCTGTGGGCGCCCGCCATGTACCCCTGGCCACAACGGCCGGCAGGACTGGTGGAAGCTGGTTTCGCTGAACTGGCCAAACGCTGGCTGCCGATCCTCAACGAATTCGACGCCAACGGCGTGGACGTATGCTACGAAATACATCCCGGCGAAGACCTCCACGACGGCGCCAGCTACGAACGTTTCCTCGAAGCTACCGGCAACCACGCCCGGGCATGCCTCCTGTACGATCCCAGCCACTTCGTGCTACAATGCCTCAACTACCTGGAATATATCGATATTTACCACGAGAGAATAAAAGCCTTCCACGTAAAAGACGCGGAATTTAATCCTACCGGCCGCTCCGGCGTATACGGCGGATACCAGGCCTGGATAGACCGTCCCGGCAGGTTCCGCTCCCTCGGCGACGGACAGGTGGACTTTAAATCCGTGTTCAGTAAGCTCACCCAATACGATTTTGCCGGTTGGGCCGTTATGGAATGGGAATGCTGCATGAAACACCCGGAAGACGGTGCCCGCGAAGGCGCGCCGTTTATCAAGGACCACATCATCCGCGTGACCGAAAAAGCGTTCGACGACTTCGCCGGTGCCGCTACCGATGACGCGTTCAACAAAAGGGTATTAGGCATTTAG
- a CDS encoding ThuA domain-containing protein, with amino-acid sequence MRTFTAFIALLLAASLCAQASKKHKARKVLVFSKTKGFRHDCIPVAKAAIMQLGKDNGFDVDTTEDASAFTAANLKKYAAVIFSCTTGDVLDSAQQVAFQQYIHKGGGWMGIHAATDTEYDWPWYNKLAGAWFLSHPKQQQATLRVTDHNHPATRHLPDEWVRKDEWYNFKDLNPDVHVLVKIDESTYEGGKNGDNHPMCWYHDFEGGRAFYTEMGHTKESYQDPVYLQHLLGGIQYTMGIKNAN; translated from the coding sequence ATGAGAACATTCACCGCTTTTATTGCGCTATTGCTGGCTGCCTCCCTTTGTGCGCAGGCCAGTAAAAAACACAAGGCCAGAAAAGTACTGGTCTTTTCAAAAACAAAAGGCTTCCGCCACGACTGTATCCCCGTTGCCAAAGCCGCTATCATGCAACTGGGCAAAGACAACGGCTTCGATGTGGACACCACCGAAGACGCCTCGGCCTTCACTGCCGCTAACCTGAAAAAATATGCCGCCGTGATCTTCAGTTGCACCACCGGCGACGTACTGGACAGTGCCCAGCAGGTGGCCTTCCAGCAGTATATCCACAAAGGCGGCGGCTGGATGGGCATCCACGCAGCCACGGATACGGAATACGACTGGCCATGGTATAACAAACTGGCCGGCGCCTGGTTTCTCAGTCACCCGAAACAACAACAGGCCACCCTCCGCGTAACAGACCACAACCATCCCGCCACCCGCCATCTGCCGGATGAATGGGTCCGCAAAGACGAATGGTATAACTTCAAAGACCTTAACCCGGACGTGCACGTGCTGGTCAAAATAGATGAATCCACCTATGAAGGCGGCAAAAACGGGGATAATCACCCCATGTGCTGGTACCACGACTTTGAAGGCGGCCGTGCTTTCTATACCGAAATGGGCCATACCAAAGAATCATATCAGGACCCTGTATACCTGCAACACCTGCTGGGTGGCATTCAGTATACCATGGGCATTAAAAATGCTAACTAA
- a CDS encoding DUF1080 domain-containing protein produces the protein MKKIIIGAFMLGAITGATAVKAQKVNSLSAKEKKEGWQLLFDGKTTNGWHTYLQDAASPAWKVADGALKFDVDAKKNGAPGGDLVTNGEYENYELSIDWKISEGGNSGVIFSVHEDPEFKATYLTGPEMQVLDDDKHPDGKINKHNAGDLYDLVKSSQKAVKPVGQWNTAKIVKKDGHLSLWLNGIKTVETTMGTPEWDALVANSKFKDWKGFGKYAKGHIALQDHGNKVWYRNIKLKAL, from the coding sequence ATGAAAAAAATCATCATCGGAGCCTTTATGCTGGGTGCTATCACCGGCGCCACAGCGGTAAAGGCACAGAAAGTAAATAGCCTCTCTGCCAAAGAGAAAAAGGAAGGATGGCAACTGCTGTTTGATGGTAAAACCACCAACGGATGGCATACCTACCTGCAAGATGCAGCCAGCCCCGCCTGGAAAGTGGCGGACGGCGCACTCAAATTTGATGTGGACGCCAAGAAAAACGGCGCCCCCGGCGGTGACCTCGTTACCAACGGCGAATACGAAAACTATGAGCTGAGCATCGACTGGAAAATTTCAGAAGGCGGCAACAGCGGCGTCATCTTCAGCGTACATGAAGATCCTGAATTCAAAGCTACTTATCTCACCGGCCCTGAAATGCAGGTGCTCGACGATGATAAACACCCGGATGGCAAAATCAACAAACACAACGCCGGCGACCTCTACGACCTCGTGAAATCCTCACAGAAAGCGGTTAAACCCGTAGGTCAGTGGAACACCGCCAAAATTGTGAAAAAAGATGGTCATCTGAGCCTCTGGCTCAACGGCATAAAAACCGTGGAAACAACCATGGGCACTCCTGAATGGGACGCGCTGGTGGCCAACAGTAAATTTAAAGACTGGAAAGGCTTTGGCAAATACGCCAAAGGTCACATCGCTCTCCAGGACCACGGCAACAAAGTATGGTACCGTAATATCAAACTGAAGGCGCTGTAA